The following coding sequences lie in one Lolium perenne isolate Kyuss_39 chromosome 2, Kyuss_2.0, whole genome shotgun sequence genomic window:
- the LOC127335225 gene encoding probable WRKY transcription factor 2 isoform X1: protein MVFLLNSFVEQFHAQMNSHTHTAMEWKDTSPAGPDCLLPSYMTDPFPADPLVDDCTGTNEGSRAGFERRGLSVDVGSPQEEGKPMPATPQFGQRSGSSSSLSERMQARAGFSVAKLSMPCVTPAAADSEHSGGAQSPYLTIPPGLSPASLLESPVFLSNAMGQASPTTGKLFMLGDSNNNNLARFEAPSIEDGPGTFCFKSLDLKSSQYAAEGNKEFLPNSQHSSLPSRDVPVKTEANIQAARERNSLGHMNQGQFNNGQDLMRSSYHDSNKRNRLALDSTVDNNNGPPPDHGPPAADSEAVKGDYPAVAASTPAEDGYSWRKYGQKQVKHSEYPRSYYKCTFQNCQVKKKVERSHEGHVTEIIYKGGHNHPMPAAASRRPAGVLQQVHPFGDVQMDAADNNNNGNAGASQPNADTKQLWHNGVGAQDWRGDGLEATSSPSLPGELCDSSASMQVHDGAARYESPEGVDVTSAVSDEVDGGDRVAHGNMSQVQIAAVEAEGDELESKRRKLESCAIEMSTASRAIREPRIVIQTTSEIDILDDGYRWRKYGQKVVKGNPNPRSYYKCTHPGCSVRKHVERASHDLKSVITTYEGKHNHEVPLARNGGHASSLAASGASQLIHAGGARRTDPTLVQDGLMRLGGCGAPFGLPPRDPLGPMSNFPYSLGGHAAALPSLPMPTGLGTVEGLKLPMLSPSLHPVFRHRQAMETAGFRVPKGEVKDETVPSNVAGGGGGGGGTAYQQMMSRLPLGHRM from the exons ATGGTGTTTCTGCTCAATTCTTTC GTTGAGCAGTTCCATGCTCAGATGAACAGCCACACCCACACAGCGATGGAGTGGAAGGACACCAGTCCAGCAGGACCAGACTGCCTGCTGCCGAGCTACATGACCGACCCGTTCCCTGCGGATCCCTTGGTCGATGACTGCACCGGCACCAACGAGGGCTCCCGTGCAGGGTTCGAAAGGCGTGGCCTGTCGGTGGACGTGGGCTCGCCTCAGGAGGAGGGGAAGCCGATGCCGGCGACGCCGCAGTTCGGCCAGAGGTCCGGTTCCAGCAGCAGTTTGTCTGAGAGGATGCAGGCCAGAGCTGGCTTCAGCGTCGCCAAGCTCAGCATGCCGTGCGTCACTCCGGCCGCAGCTGACAGCGAACACTCAGGAGGAGCTCAGTCCCCTTACCTGACCATCCCACCCGGTCTGAGCCCGGCGTCGCTGCTTGAGTCACCCGTGTTCCTCTCCAATGCCATG GGCCAGGCCTCGCCAACCACGGGGAAGTTATTCATGCTCGGTGATTCCAATAACAACAATCTTGCTAGATTTGAAGCTCCGTCAATTGAAGATGGTCCTGGTACATTCTGTTTCAAGTCTTTGGACCTAAAATCATCACAATACGCAGCTGAAGGAAACAAG GAATTTTTGCCCAACAGTCAACATTCATCACTACCAAGCAGAGATGTTCCTGTGAAGACTGAAGCCAACATTCAGGCAGCACGAGAACGCAATTCGCTAGGCCATATGAACCAAGGGCAGTTCAACAATGGGCAGGACCTCATGAGGAGCAGCTACCATGACTCCAACAAGCGCAATCGCCTCGCACTTGACAGCACCGTCGACAACAACAACGGGCCACCTCCCGATCACGGCCCACCGGCTGCAGACAGTGAGGCAGTGAAAGGAGATTACCCTGCGGTGGCCGCCTCCACGCCGGCCGAGGACGGGTACAGCTGGAGGAAGTACGggcagaagcaggtgaagcacagCGAGTACCCGCGGAGCTACTACAAGTGCACGTTCCAAAACTGCCAggtgaagaagaaggtggagcgGTCGCACGAGGGCCACGTCACGGAGATCATCTACAAGGGCGGGCATAACCACCCCATGCCCGCCGCTGCAAGCCGCCGCCCCGCCGGCGTCCTGCAGCAGGTTCACCCGTTTGGCGACGTGCAGATGGACGCCGccgacaacaacaacaatggcAACGCTGGTGCGTCCCAGCCGAACGCGGACACGAAGCAGCTGTGGCACAATGGTGTGGGTGCACAAGACTGGCGTGGCGATGGGCTGGAGGCGACGTCGTCACCCTCTCTGCCCGGTGAGCTCTGCGACTCGTCGGCTTCGATGCAGGTCCACGACGGCGCTGCCCGGTACGAGTCCCCCGAGGGTGTGGATGTCACCTCTGCGGTGTCCGACGAGGTGGACGGGGGTGACAGGGTGGCGCACGGCAACATGTCACAGGTCCAGATCGCCGCTGTCGAGGCCGAGGGCGATGAACTGGAGTCCAAGAGAAG GAAGCTGGAGTCATGCGCCATTGAGATGAGCACCGCGTCCAGAGCCATCCGCGAGCCTCGGATCGTGATCCAGACGACAAGCGAGATCGACATCCTCGACGACGGCTATCGCTGGCGCAAGTACGGGCAGAAGGTCGTCAAGGGCAACCCGAATCCAAG GAGCTACTACAAGTGCACGCACCCGGGGTGCTCGGTGCGGAAGCACGTGGAGCGCGCGTCGCACGACCTCAAGTCCGTGATCACCACCTACGAGGGCAAGCACAACCACGAGGTCCCGCTCGCTCGGAACGGCGGCCACGCGAGCTCGCTGGCGGCTTCGGGTGCATCGCAGCTGATCCACGCCGGCGGTGCGCGCAGGACGGACCCGACGTTGGTGCAGGACGGCCTGATGAGGCTGGGCGGCTGCGGCGCGCCTTTCGGCCTGCCTCCGAGGGACCCGCTGGGGCCGATGAGCAACTTCCCGTACTCGCTCGGCGGGCATGCGGCGGCGCTCCCGAGCCTGCCGATGCCGACCGGGCTCGGCACCGTCGAGGGGCTGAAGTTGCCCATGCTGTCCCCGTCGCTGCACCCGGTCTTCAGGCACCGGCAGGCGATGGAGACGGCAGGGTTCAGGGTGCCCAAAGGTGAGGTGAAGGACGAGACCGTGCCGAGCAACGTGGCtggcggtggaggcggcggcggtgggacGGCGTATCAGCAGATGATGAGCAGGCTGCCCCTGGGGCATCGGATGTAG
- the LOC127335225 gene encoding probable WRKY transcription factor 2 isoform X2: MNSHTHTAMEWKDTSPAGPDCLLPSYMTDPFPADPLVDDCTGTNEGSRAGFERRGLSVDVGSPQEEGKPMPATPQFGQRSGSSSSLSERMQARAGFSVAKLSMPCVTPAAADSEHSGGAQSPYLTIPPGLSPASLLESPVFLSNAMGQASPTTGKLFMLGDSNNNNLARFEAPSIEDGPGTFCFKSLDLKSSQYAAEGNKEFLPNSQHSSLPSRDVPVKTEANIQAARERNSLGHMNQGQFNNGQDLMRSSYHDSNKRNRLALDSTVDNNNGPPPDHGPPAADSEAVKGDYPAVAASTPAEDGYSWRKYGQKQVKHSEYPRSYYKCTFQNCQVKKKVERSHEGHVTEIIYKGGHNHPMPAAASRRPAGVLQQVHPFGDVQMDAADNNNNGNAGASQPNADTKQLWHNGVGAQDWRGDGLEATSSPSLPGELCDSSASMQVHDGAARYESPEGVDVTSAVSDEVDGGDRVAHGNMSQVQIAAVEAEGDELESKRRKLESCAIEMSTASRAIREPRIVIQTTSEIDILDDGYRWRKYGQKVVKGNPNPRSYYKCTHPGCSVRKHVERASHDLKSVITTYEGKHNHEVPLARNGGHASSLAASGASQLIHAGGARRTDPTLVQDGLMRLGGCGAPFGLPPRDPLGPMSNFPYSLGGHAAALPSLPMPTGLGTVEGLKLPMLSPSLHPVFRHRQAMETAGFRVPKGEVKDETVPSNVAGGGGGGGGTAYQQMMSRLPLGHRM; encoded by the exons ATGAACAGCCACACCCACACAGCGATGGAGTGGAAGGACACCAGTCCAGCAGGACCAGACTGCCTGCTGCCGAGCTACATGACCGACCCGTTCCCTGCGGATCCCTTGGTCGATGACTGCACCGGCACCAACGAGGGCTCCCGTGCAGGGTTCGAAAGGCGTGGCCTGTCGGTGGACGTGGGCTCGCCTCAGGAGGAGGGGAAGCCGATGCCGGCGACGCCGCAGTTCGGCCAGAGGTCCGGTTCCAGCAGCAGTTTGTCTGAGAGGATGCAGGCCAGAGCTGGCTTCAGCGTCGCCAAGCTCAGCATGCCGTGCGTCACTCCGGCCGCAGCTGACAGCGAACACTCAGGAGGAGCTCAGTCCCCTTACCTGACCATCCCACCCGGTCTGAGCCCGGCGTCGCTGCTTGAGTCACCCGTGTTCCTCTCCAATGCCATG GGCCAGGCCTCGCCAACCACGGGGAAGTTATTCATGCTCGGTGATTCCAATAACAACAATCTTGCTAGATTTGAAGCTCCGTCAATTGAAGATGGTCCTGGTACATTCTGTTTCAAGTCTTTGGACCTAAAATCATCACAATACGCAGCTGAAGGAAACAAG GAATTTTTGCCCAACAGTCAACATTCATCACTACCAAGCAGAGATGTTCCTGTGAAGACTGAAGCCAACATTCAGGCAGCACGAGAACGCAATTCGCTAGGCCATATGAACCAAGGGCAGTTCAACAATGGGCAGGACCTCATGAGGAGCAGCTACCATGACTCCAACAAGCGCAATCGCCTCGCACTTGACAGCACCGTCGACAACAACAACGGGCCACCTCCCGATCACGGCCCACCGGCTGCAGACAGTGAGGCAGTGAAAGGAGATTACCCTGCGGTGGCCGCCTCCACGCCGGCCGAGGACGGGTACAGCTGGAGGAAGTACGggcagaagcaggtgaagcacagCGAGTACCCGCGGAGCTACTACAAGTGCACGTTCCAAAACTGCCAggtgaagaagaaggtggagcgGTCGCACGAGGGCCACGTCACGGAGATCATCTACAAGGGCGGGCATAACCACCCCATGCCCGCCGCTGCAAGCCGCCGCCCCGCCGGCGTCCTGCAGCAGGTTCACCCGTTTGGCGACGTGCAGATGGACGCCGccgacaacaacaacaatggcAACGCTGGTGCGTCCCAGCCGAACGCGGACACGAAGCAGCTGTGGCACAATGGTGTGGGTGCACAAGACTGGCGTGGCGATGGGCTGGAGGCGACGTCGTCACCCTCTCTGCCCGGTGAGCTCTGCGACTCGTCGGCTTCGATGCAGGTCCACGACGGCGCTGCCCGGTACGAGTCCCCCGAGGGTGTGGATGTCACCTCTGCGGTGTCCGACGAGGTGGACGGGGGTGACAGGGTGGCGCACGGCAACATGTCACAGGTCCAGATCGCCGCTGTCGAGGCCGAGGGCGATGAACTGGAGTCCAAGAGAAG GAAGCTGGAGTCATGCGCCATTGAGATGAGCACCGCGTCCAGAGCCATCCGCGAGCCTCGGATCGTGATCCAGACGACAAGCGAGATCGACATCCTCGACGACGGCTATCGCTGGCGCAAGTACGGGCAGAAGGTCGTCAAGGGCAACCCGAATCCAAG GAGCTACTACAAGTGCACGCACCCGGGGTGCTCGGTGCGGAAGCACGTGGAGCGCGCGTCGCACGACCTCAAGTCCGTGATCACCACCTACGAGGGCAAGCACAACCACGAGGTCCCGCTCGCTCGGAACGGCGGCCACGCGAGCTCGCTGGCGGCTTCGGGTGCATCGCAGCTGATCCACGCCGGCGGTGCGCGCAGGACGGACCCGACGTTGGTGCAGGACGGCCTGATGAGGCTGGGCGGCTGCGGCGCGCCTTTCGGCCTGCCTCCGAGGGACCCGCTGGGGCCGATGAGCAACTTCCCGTACTCGCTCGGCGGGCATGCGGCGGCGCTCCCGAGCCTGCCGATGCCGACCGGGCTCGGCACCGTCGAGGGGCTGAAGTTGCCCATGCTGTCCCCGTCGCTGCACCCGGTCTTCAGGCACCGGCAGGCGATGGAGACGGCAGGGTTCAGGGTGCCCAAAGGTGAGGTGAAGGACGAGACCGTGCCGAGCAACGTGGCtggcggtggaggcggcggcggtgggacGGCGTATCAGCAGATGATGAGCAGGCTGCCCCTGGGGCATCGGATGTAG